Genomic window (Dasypus novemcinctus isolate mDasNov1 chromosome 10, mDasNov1.1.hap2, whole genome shotgun sequence):
TAGAGAGGTATAAAGAAATGCCATTTGAAATGGACACAGACCTATCTCCCTCTCTGGAAAGCAAAGCATGGGGACGAGAAAAGCAGGATTCTGGATGAACTGAGACGGGGAGGGGAGTGAGATTTAAGAAGCCAGGACCCCTCCACCCCTCCAAACACAGTTATACATACCAATAGATGCTACAAAATTCTCTTCCTTTAAGCTCCTGGTGTCTAGTTCCTTAGGACCCTTTCCTGCAGTACTTGGTGCCCAAGGTCCCAGCTGGGGAACTCTCAGCTGTGCCATAGTCTTTGGGTCTCCCCTGGCAGTCAGGCCAGGATCCTTGCCAACTGGTGTACTGACACTCTCTGTTGGACTTCTTTTCCGCTTGTCTGGTTCTGGGAAAAGATCAATATAAAAAGTAGTCAAATGAGGTTAGTAGGTGGGAAGCAAGGTATGGAGAAGCAAGGATACAGGAGGGTGTGGAATGGAAGAAGTGCAAGGAAAGCCGGCCTCTTATTTGTATGATGGAGAAATATCTGCTATATATAAACACGCACTAGAAAATAAAATCCCAAAGCCTGATGGGAAGCAGCTTGTTGGGAAATCAGTCATAGGGATAAGTAAGCTCCCTTTGGGAGACACGAGGCCCACCTGGCACAATCCCTACCTTTACTGTAGTAGTGGGTCTGAGCGATCTCCAGAAGCCCAAAGATGCTGGCCATGCCGCCCAGACCTGCATGGGCATAGGACTGCTCCAGACTGAGGACTGTACACTTGAGCAGGTCTAACATCCCCTTGTACACCTTTCGGCTGATCTCCTGCAACAATAACCCAGGGGCTAGAGTCGGCAAAATTGCCTTTGGTGCCCATGTCCCACCTGCCAGTTGATTCCAACTCCCAACTCCACACACTGACCACATCTGGGATGATGTCCTGCCGGGAATCCTCCTCTGACTGTACTGTGCGGTTCAGCTTGCTCAGGACAAAGACCCGCAGCTGCTCACTCTCCAGCAGCCGCCGTACCTTCTTCATGTTGAGCCAGCCAACACCCTGGCCATCCAGCACACTGTGCACCACCTCCTTCAGGAACTGCTGGTTCTCACTAGGAGGGTCACATACCACCTCTGTGGTCATCAGCTCCTTTGCAGAGCATTCCCCCTGTCACCACACTAGATATTGCCTCCAGGGCCAAAACACAAAGTCAAGTCTCTAAATGGCCAATTCTAGCACATACCCCACCTCTCCAGATAACCTGGGGTGCCTGAGTACCCACCACAGCTGTTTCACTGTCAACACTGTAAGCTATTATGCTTGCCTGGGATTGAATCAGAATGGGAAGTGCTGGCAGGAAATTCATTTCATCTCTACCCTACTGAGAGCTTTTCTCCCACTCTCGAGTATCCCTAAAGTTTTGTCTAGGAACCACTACCTCTACCCAAGAACTTTGAAATGTGTTCTGCCATTTTTATTACCTAGAATTGCTGGATCGGCCCTGGGGTGATGGaggctctcttttcactgtcGGGCTGTGCTTAATGACAGATGACTTCTGATCCACTAAGGCCCTCCTGTTCCCTATAAGCCgggaagacaggaaagagagataTCACTATCGTAGCTTGGACGCTGGCGTGAGCACAGCCCTGGGCGGCCACGttccacacccactcccctgccGGGCTGGGTGAAGGTGGCACCAGGGCATCACACACAGGTAAAAACCAGCCATGGCAATGTggaggaggtggggatggagacTCAGGCCACTCCACATGCACCAGCAGCAGGCCCCATGGGCAAGCATGGGTGTCACGGGGGACGGGGCAAGGCAGGTCACTCATATGATGCCGCTTGCTCCATGAGGAGGATGGCCCTCAGGCAGGCACGGAAGATGCTAGGAAAAGAGAGGTCATGCACAGCTCACAGGCGAGACCCACCTTCGCCACTCCCGGGGCCGGCGTCAGTAACAATCTCCATTAGAGTATTTAGCCCAAATACTGGGACACAAAATACACAATTAGTAGGTGCACCACAATACCCCAATCCCTGTACCCCTCAATGGAGTTGTAAGTTAGATCATCTGAGCGTAATCACAAAGCTTGAAGAGTGCGTATAACCTGGGTTCTTGGGCACCTCGGAGCTGGAAGCCTGATCCAGGTGATCAGGAATCAAACAAGGCTCTAGGAAAGGCCACCCCTTAAGACCATGGCCTCACAAAACCTGTACGGACAGGGCAAATGACACGAGGAGCCTTTGCGTACTACACAGGCACATGCATGAAGGAGGGACCACTAGGTTTTCATTAAACATCCAGCATGGGGGTCCAGAGGGCTTGCAGGTATGCACAGGGAAGGGCCCTATCTGGCAGGCCCCAtcgtggagtggggtggggttgtGGGGGTACGAGATGGGAGGTGGATGGGAGGTATAAGCGCATCAAATGAGGTGAAGCTTTGGCATGCAATGAAAGAGTTATCAATTGCTCTCCTCTTCAAATGCATCAAAGGGAAAGCCAGGGGCACTAACACCTTTCCTTCCCTAACCCACCAGTCCTGTGTGGGCTCACTGGAGCAGGGCTACTTAAGTTCCTACATCACTAATGAGGAAGTCCTTTTgctcattgattttatttttccatccccAAGAAGGAACATTCCTTCAACTCCTGGCATTTTTATTCACTGGGGATGAGGGGTTACTTAAAGAAAACGTGGTGTTGCTTCTCACTGTACTTCCTACCATAATGAAATATCAGCATAAGATccagaaaaagtaaacaaaagtcAGATTAAATTCAGAAGAGTCCCTCAAACTGCGAGTGATTGCAAAGGAAATTCATGTAAAATCTTAACTGTCTTAGAAGTCAACCAACACTCCCTGGCTGGCCATAGGCCCTAGGTTGGCATGTGGCCAAAGTAAGAGGTTTCGTGACTCTGAGGACACTGCCAGACTCTCCACCACCATCCCCTGGTAGGCCAGCTCCTCAGGATGGGGTTCATTCTGAAGTTCAGGCAGTAGGGACCAGGCAGATGACTAGTGGTACCTGGTGATCCCTGTTAATCACGTACCTCTGACAAAAGTTCCCCCAGAAGCAGCACTCATCCCACAGATGTCAGTGTCCTAGATGACATAACAGGGCCTTTTTTAGCTACAAAGGTAGTTCCCATCTGAcaaacatcagaaaccatgatgTGCAGTGAAAGCCATGAGAAGCCATAAAGGGAAACAGCCAGGTCAGATGAGTCATCATACACGGGGCTCCTGACAAGCACCATTGGCTAAAATAACTCCCAGAGAATCCTGGTTTGGCAAAAGGGGAGCTGCAGTTACCTTTCAGACTAGGGAAGGGCGTGGTCTTCTCTCGGGCACCTTTGGTGGGCAGCGTGAGGTTGGAAAGACTGAAGCTTGTACTATGGTTCCGATATAGGCTGCCTATCAATGGGAAGGCGTGAGAGCCATGAGTTAGGGGGATAAAACGATCAGGGCATTGCACTTCAATGACTttatcatcttcacctccctcctCTGCAAACGTAATCTCAGTGCCTCTTTCATGGAAAGGATCAAGTCTAACTTAAGGAGCCACTGCCAGGATTGCTCACAACCCAGTAACAATTCTAATTACCACCCATAATAATGGCCGAGTCCCTCATGCCCTGCTTATATAGCCTGAAAGCCAGGAGTCACTGTGCCTCAGAGCTGAAGTTGGTGTGGTCTCTGGCTTCTGAAAACACTAGCAATCCCAATTATCCCCTGGGTTGGCTCTCTGTAATCCCTAGTCTGTTGACATCTGTACCAATACCATCCCTCAAAACTGGAAATATTCTCTTATGTAAAAAAGTCAATCTCATATAGATTTCAAAGCATGTTATGAAAAAGCCCCTCATCATGTAGAAAAGATTTTCGATAAACACCCAAACCAAATGTGACCAAAATATTTCCACAAAATTTATGTACAAACGTATGATTTTGAATACAATGCATATTTTTCAGTTGACCATTCAGCTGCCTTACCAGAAACAGACTGAAGCCTCCAGCTGTAAAGGTAATGACGAGCTGTCCTTGTCCTTTATTGACCTCACCTGTAAGTACCTTATTTGTATCATCCAAATGATCTGAATCAGGGCTTGGTAATGCCAACTCAGCCCTAATTCTAAAGTCctaagcaccatttgctgaagccAGGCCCTACTGCTGAGAAAATGGACCAGAAGAATGAGTGAGCTTAAGGCACTTACTGGCGAAAGACATGATGCCCCCGAAGCCCTCGGTGCTGTTGTTGGAGACGGTGGAGGTGGGAGAACTTGCTCTTGAGTCTGACTCTGCATCTGAGTCACTTGCCAGTTTCAAGCTGTTGGGCCGCAGCAGCTTTTGAGCCCTTGGAATGCACAGTGGCACCTATGAGCCCCAGGCTGGGGTACCTAATCCTGGGAGTGTGGGCCTTAAGCTACACTGCAGTCACCTCTCCCTTCCCTAGATCAGAGTACCACCCTCTGGGGATGGCAGGACCACGAGAGCATTCAGACTTCTCAGGCTCTCTGATTAACCCTCACCCAGGGTCCACTTTAGTGAGGTCCTTCAGTCTACCACCTAGAAGGGATCCCCAGGCTCTCACCGATTGCCATTGACATGTTGGCTGAATCGGGGAGTGTAACTTTCCCCCTGCTCCTCATCATCTTCCTCAGGGGGAAAGCCATATTGGGGCTCGAAGTATGGATTGTCATAGGTTGGCCGGCGCACTGACCCCTCTCCAATTTCTGTCTGATGCTTGTCCACGTTCGACTTGCCAATGCTGGGAGGCACGGTAGGGAGGGGCTTGGAGACACCTACTGCTGTCTTATCATCCATCTCTGCCGAGTCAGCAGGTTCCTAAGGGCCATATTAAATAAAAAGTAGTCACCTGGTGTCCAGCGATGCCTTCCTATGTTCTCAGTTTGGCTGGGCCAGGCCCAGCCTGTCAGATTCTCAGCCCaaggaatgcatgggaaaaaaaatctctgtgACACCCCTGTTCTCTGTCATCATAAACTCTATAAGGGGGATCTTAGCTACACCCTGAACAAAGCCCAGTAACCTCCTACTGGAATCAAAACTGTTTCCGATAGGCTCTAAGCTATAGGATCTAAGGGAAAAGATAGGAAGGCTGTGAGAAAAAAGGCAAATTAATGGTTACAACGTGGCTTTCCTAATGGAGATGAGGCCCACATCCCAAGCAGCTCTCACTTGTCCACCCCTCCAAAGTCTCACGTACAGAGTTGGCTCCGTGGATGACAGTGCTGGGGCTACTGCTGGCGGTGGTGCTGGAGCTAGAGCGCAGTGGGGGGTTTTCCTGGGTGTTCTCGCCATCTGGACCAGGCTCTTCTGCTTCCTTCTGGTTCTGCAGCTCATCAATCTCTACCTCACTGGCATCCCCCAGTGCCGCATGTGTCAGAGGATCCATATCTGTCAAAGCCCAAGGATGGCAGGTATATATACCACCCCAGAACCCCTGAGCTGGCCAATTCCACAACCCCCTCCAGGACACTTACTAGGAGTATCACCATTGATATCGCATTTCATCATCTCGCTGACAAAGTCACCAAGGGATGAGTAGGAAGAACTTGAGTCATCGTAATCCATACTATCACTACCACTGCAGAATGAAGaacagaaaaaacagaaagaaggggCAAAGAAAAGAATCATCAGACTGctttaagggaaagaaaaaggtgAGCACCCCTATCTCAAGaccaaggaacaaaataaaataaggaagccAAGAAAAAACTATCAGCCAAAATATAACCCAAGGCTTCAAAGACTGATCAAAACCTTCCGAGATTTTGCCCCATTGTGCTAAAGAAGCGCTGGTGAGAGCTTCCTGGCCTTAAAGAAGTGTTCTGCTGTCATAAGAGACTGCTCACCTGTCATCAGTTGGGTCAGAGTCAGAGGCACGTTCTGGTGGCATACTCAGCGCGTCAGCCATCTGAGAATTGCTATCATAGACTCGGTAATGGATGGGCTGCAGCTGATGAGCATACCACTTTGGCTTGTCACCAATCAGGGCTGGATCGAACATATCTACCCaaggagggtggggtgggaagaaCAGCATTAGCAGCACGGGGAAAAAAGGCAAGCAGGAAAAGTCTAAAGCAAACAGGAACAGAAGGGGCAGCTCAAAGATGAGAAAGGGAAAAGGCAAAAGGAAGAGCAATCAGGACAAAGGCAGAAGGTGGGCCAAGCAGAGGGCAGGGGGACTCACTGTTGTGAATTCGCTGGAAGGCATAGTTGGTGGGATTAAGGATCCATTCTCCAAAGTACTCCACAGCCTGAGTCCTGGCCAATTTCTCAGCAAAAGCAGTCTGCCGGGGACGTGAGGCTAGAAAGGAGCCAGCTTGAAAAGCTACCACAGGTCGAGGGAAGAGACGCAGGGTACGTGTGTGCATCTGAAAGCCCTGTAGCACGTTGGGGGAGTTGAAGAAACGTACCATGGCCACTCTGGGGAAGAAGGGGGTGGTGAGATCATCTGAGTCCCAAACACTGCTGGGTAAGAAGGCCCAAGATCCAAAATCACCCCCCAAAGCCATCGGTTAACAGGATTCCAAAATCAAAGCAAGAGATACCTTCAAGAATTCTCCATCTCTCCACCCAAGGTTTAAAAGGCCTAAGAGTGTAATGAACTCTTTCCTCTTTGCTTTAAGAGAGATGGCAAATACAAGTCAAATATCATACCCactttataaataaagaaattctGGCTTAGGGAAGTAGTCTGCTCCAAGATcactgagagagaaagagaccaaCTTAAGAATGTGTGATTGCAGAGTCTGCTTGGTCTTACCTGGTAGCAACATCCACAGAATCTACATCATTGCCATAGATGAGTGGATTGAATTCAGTGGAAGGAGTGGACTGCAGGTCATTAGAAGGCCTTCCCAAGAGAAGTGGGATATCCTGGCCCTCATGAAATTTCTCTAGATTGAGGATGGGCTGGGTGTTGAGACTCATGCTGGCTAGGGCCTATGGAATAAGAAGAAATCCTCATACAAGGCAGATTTCTGGGAGACAAGCCAATAGCATCTCCTAGGAAAGAGGCTTCTTAAAGTTTCCATATCACACTCTCCGCTGAAAAATTTCTGCAACAAAGAACTGTGCTAATATGCAGATCAAGGCCAACCCTTCAAGCCTTAATCTTTGAAATAagaatccaagtttttagtttcTGAAAAATAATCTAATTGTGTAAATTTTCAGCTCAAGCCAACGTAGCTCAAAGCAACCTGACCAGATCTGAAGTCTAGGGCAATGGTTTTCAAACCTTAATCATGAAATCTTGTTATTCAATTGAAATCTCATGTGGTGATATAAACAGCTGAAACATGTAAAAGCAGAGCTTCTCCGAAGGGCACAAGGACATAGGCTGAAGGACATAGGAACCAGAGCCTCAGGGCATAGTGCTCCCAACCTAAACCAGCCcctaagaggcttcaaagtgcAGTCTGAAAGTTACTGGTCTAGACTAGCAGAGCCCAAACTTAATGAGCATAGGAATGACTTAAGGATGTTAAAATTCAGATTCTAATTCAATAAATCTGGGGtgattgtacattttttaaaatcaattttattgatacctattcataaaaattacaatccatccaaagtgtactaattctgcatttttaacaagcccAGGTGATGCCAATGCTGCTGGTCTATTCACCACACTTTAAGTAGCAAGGATCAGAATACAGGGTCAATGAGCCCAGGGATCTTAGCTCCTATAAACATGTGAAGTATAATCCCATATATCAGCCCTTTCATACTAAGGCAATCATCAAGCATGAAACACCAGCAAGGAAAGACAGAGAGATTTCTGAATTTGTAATTCTCACCAGATTCTGTGGTAAAAGATATCATATTATATCCGCAGCAATGAAACAAGTGATACAAAAGGACCCATTTAAATCCAAATAGGTATCACCTAGAGCAGGGGTTTTatcaaggggtccatgagcttgaatagaaattaaaaaaacaacaacattattcttgtgggatgtgttggtgcaggcatgatatatttattaaataacacacagtataatgtggacttagtaaggggtccatggttttcatctgactggcaaaagggtccatggaacaaaaaaggttaagaacccctgaccaagggaagcagacttggctaaCTGCtggaacatccgcctaccacgtgggaggtccagggttcaaacccagggtctcctgacccgtgtggtgagctggttcatGCGCAGTGcggatgcacacaaggagtgccctgccacagaggagtgtcccccgcgtaggggagccccacgcacaaggagtgtgccccgtaaggacagccaccccccGTGAAAGTGCACCCTAtgtgctgacgcagcaagatgacacaacaaaaggagacacagattcccagtgctgctgacagccATGCacgtggacacagaacacacagcaaatggacacggagagcagacaactggcgaggtggggaggggagagatataaataaaaataaataaataaatcttcaaaaaaaaaaaaaaagcctgaccAAGAGGTACTACTAAATACCTCAGACAACACACAGGGAGATTCCTGAAGATCTTTCAGAACAGAGCAAGGATTCCTAAAATTAAATACAGTGCTATCTACTGGTGGTCCTACATAACACATAGAGCAGGACAAGGAAGTGGAGCCTTGTCATGTTTTACCTTCAGGTACTGTACTCAGCAtgcagaagaggaagaaaaaaatccatcaatGTAAGTGGACTTAAGGGACAACTCAAAAAAAGGAACTTTTGAAGGAAGGATTCTATAGGGACCTAGGGATagattcaaaaagaaaatataaaaaagtcaGATTGCCCAAACTACTACCATCTTACAAGACTGAGAGCGCTCCAAGGCCAAAAAGAATGGCAGGTATGGCAAGAAATGGGAATTGATGAGTTGTTTTATATTGCATTGTAATATAATTAGAGGGTAGGAGGGTATTAAATGAATTAGAAGGAATCTAAAAGGCACTTTTTGAGATAATATTCACCCTGCCACCCAGAAATGGGATACAACTCTCCTTAGGCTTCCTACTGCCCACTCAAGGCATAAAATCTGCACCACCTGAAGTTTGAAAGGAAGCTGGCTCTTAGAATAACTGTCTTTCTACCGCAATCCTGTATCATCTAttgcttccctttattttcttcattctttactTGCCTGCTTTAAATGTTTTTTCAGCTCTAATGATTCTGGTTCTGGCAGGATAGGTAGCACTTCTGCATTGGTTGGGGCAATCACCTGCACAAGAGGAAAGATAATAGGCATGTTCTTAGAATTGCTCAGGAGTTTCTCTTACATAACGGTAAATAGAAGAGGAAGTCGTATATACAATATTATCAGGGTACATATGAATTCATGCACACTACATATACTCATATATCTGATATACATACATATCTGAACGGAAATATATCTAAGTGTTATTGGTGATTATCTCAGGATAATAGGATTAcagtttttgctttcttctttacatttatttgtatttgctaAAGTTACAATGAATATATGTAAGGGTATCCTTGAGTCTATTACACTGCAGAATGTCAATAtaagtttgttctttttccccAAGTCTCCATCAAAAGACAGCTTCTTAATGGAAACCAGGCCCCAGGAAAGCCATCAGGAGATGACCTACACCATATGCAATGGTCTGGCAGCCACACCTGCCCTACTGCTCTTGGAGCATGCAGGAGGGGCACTTAGTTCTGGCAAAACTGAATCTTAAAATTCTTTGAGTCCTAACCAAGAGCCTTTTTAGACAACTTACTAGCCAATGAAGTAAAagcagaattgaaaaaaaatggattCAATGAGTCTCATAATAGAAAATAACCCACAACTTAGGTGCCTCTCCTGAGAGCAGTATAGAAAAACAGAACATAATCCTATTCCAGATCCTACAAATGTCTCAGCCAGGAACCTCACCCTACTGCTGTCCAGATCCACTAGCCACACATCATCAGGCATTTTAAAGTCCAGTTTGTAGAGGAAAAAGCTGGCAGGGACCCCAATGATGTATGGGGTTGGAGCCAGCAGCAGCtgtggaaaagagagagaggataagaaacaaagaataaaactTAGCATGATCAATTCCACTTAATGAGTCAGGATTTTTCTATATATGGAAGTTGAGGTCTACAATCCCTTTTCCAAAACTCTTCAAGGTTACATTATGTAACACCTGCAGCAAGGTTGGGGCCCACAGCCTATAATCATTAACATCAATAAAGCATTGGTTTTGCCACCAAAACAGTACTGGTCAGGTTAGATTTTGCTGATAAGTGATTGAGCACTAGTACTGACTGATGACTTCCTTGGGCACTGACTAAGCCCTCTCCCTCAgggagatgagaaatcagcacttaatcttattgggtatctcttgtatgtgattcattgcttttctcttgctgctctcagatttctctttgtctctgacattttgattagtatgtgtcttggagtaggtctattaggatttatttggATTGAAGTATGTTGTACTACTTGGACATGGAAaattatgtccttcaatagggctggacAGAGTTGGGAAGAGTAGAGGTGACAAAGCCAGAAAAGACTCACCTGCTCTGCTGATGCCATGCAGGTGGGAAGCAGTGGGATTACAGGAAACATATACTCCAGGGGGTAAATCATTGCCACGAATGCCATCACAGACATGGAGAGTGCATTGTAGTCTCGGGACTGTAGCACCATCTGCCACAAGCCATACCATAAGGATCACTCAAGAGTAGAATATAAGAAGTAGGAGAAAACACCTTCCAACACTGTACTTTAGTTTCTGTTCCACCATCCCTCCAGCTCTAGGAGCTCGGCTTCCACAATTACCAGTGCCCAATGCCCCAGCTGGCTTGCCACCTCCCAACCCAAGCACCACTGTCATCCTCTTGGGAATCACTCCTTTACTGTCCTAGTTCTTGTacacatacgcacacacacacccccaactCAGGATCACTCACTGAAACAGAACTTTTGATATTTTCAGAGAATTAGGTCAATAAAGTTAGGGATAATTCAACTGAGTAGCAAGCCTGTGAACATATTCCCACACAATACCAGTACCATAATTCAACCCACACCCACTGAGTACCTGCTGTATATCAGGCATCATGTTACCTCCTAGAGACGAAGCAATAAAAAATATGCAGAGATGCAAACTCTGTCTTGAAAGAACACATGGTCTAGCCTCTGCCATTCTTCAAAGCCCTTCCCCTAGAAAGCTGGCCCTCTCACCTTGTGCTCTAACAGGATGCAGGTTAGCACCTGAAGACAGGCGTCTACACCCAGAAGTTCCAAGGGAAGGTGTAATGGAAAATCCACTAGGGTGAATCGAGAGGGGTCTGGGAGAGCAAAGGTCAGAGCTGGCTGAAGCTCCTGGGGTAGGACCTCAATGTCCACTCGCTTCTGCCCAGAGATGGGTACTGGGGAGCGCAGTAGTCGATAGATCCAGGCCTcaatttctcgaaggtcatgcAGAAGGGCACTTGACTTCTCTTCCACAAGCAACGATCCAGTAAAAATGCGCCACATGGTGTCCCTGGAGAACAAACAGCAGGAAGAAGACACGTAAGCATCAGAGGCTGATACCCCACAGCAACCCAATATAATTAGAGGGAGTATTATGATGACAATTGGAAAAGGAGCATCAACAGGAAAGCCCACTCTTTTGGCTCAGACACTACCAGAGGTTATATATGAAGGAGTGAAAAAGTATGCAAAGAATGTATATgtgataaaatatttaggaataaatttaactaaggatgtaaaggacttgtacacagaaaactataaaacattactgaaagaaattaaaaaagatctaataaatgaaaggatatcccatgttcatggattggaaaattagATATTGTTAAAATGTTGTGATGGATTGAACTGCGCatcccagtttggacatgttcttggtcttggtagCATTCTGGTGGCTGTGGACTcactgtaaataagatctcttgggaagtggatgtggcttaagcagttgggtgcctgcctcctgcatgggaggtcccggattcagttcccagtaccgcctaaagaagataagacagcaaactgatgcgACAGctagctgatgcaaaaagatgatgcaacaagatgacacaacaagatgatgcaacgaagagacacaataaggaaaacaataagagacacaacaaccaGGAgcaggtggctcaagccattgggtgcctcccttccccatgggaagtccctggttcagtttctggtgcctcctaaaaagaagataagcacacaacaaacagacacagagagcagacagcaagagcaaaacaaaaaggggcaggggagaaaaacaaattaattaaataaattaaaaataaataaataaaataagatagcttcaagatgttacttcagttaagatgtggcccagctTAATCAGGTTGGGCTTAAACCggattgctggagtcctttataagcagtgGGAAAGTCAGACGGAGAAGGAAGCATGGGGAgtaaccagaagctggaagtcaatggaacccagaagagaaaggagaagatgccacggtatacattgccatgtgaaggaaaagtcaaggaacgagtattgccagcagccagcccctgcatgccacagtcttcaggcaGAATGATTGccttgccaataccttgattttggacttcacctagcctcaaaaccataagccaataaatccctattgCTAAGCCACCATATTataaggtatttgttttagcagttggaaaactaaaacagatgtcaattctacccaaagcaatttacagattcaatgctatACCATTCagaattccaatagccttctttgcaaaaatggaaaagccaatcagcaaattcatatggaagggtaaggggtcttaAATacccaaaatcatcttgaaaaagaacaaagccaGGGGATtcacactttccaatttcaaaacttattacaagctacagtaatcaaaacagtttggtactggcacaaggaaagacatacaaaccaatggaaatgaattaagagttcataaataaaccttcacattgatggtcaattgattttttacaagagtgttaagtccactcaatggggaaagaacagtttcttcaacaaatggtactgggaaaactggatatccaaaagcaaaataatgaaagtgtacccctacctcataccatatacaaaaattaactcaaaatggatcaaagacctaatataagaACTGAAACCATACTTGAAAAAAACACAGGAGCCATCTTCAGGATCTTATACTTGGCAACAGACTCTTAGACTTTACaccgaaagaaaaaatagataaattggatttcattaaatttaaaaaacttttgtgcatcagagGACATTATcataaagtaaaaagacaacctacagaatgtgagaaaatatttggaaactatatatctggTAAGGATTTAACATCAAGTGTTTATAAAGAaatactagggaagcagattggctcaactgataagagtgtctgcctaccatataggaggttcaggatttgaacccagggcctcctgacccatgtagtgagctggcccacactcagtgctgccatgcgcaag
Coding sequences:
- the MADD gene encoding MAP kinase-activating death domain protein isoform X39, which codes for MVQKKKFCPRLLDYLVIVGARHPSSDSVAQTPELLRRYPLEDHTEFPLPPDVVFFCQPEGCLSVRQRRTSLRDDTSFVFTLTDKDTGVTRYGICVNFYRSFQKRMPKEKGEGGAGSRGKEGARVTCASDEVGTESSESGSSLQPPSADSTPDVNQSPRGRRRAKGGTRSRNSTLTSLCVLSHYPFFSTFRECLYTLKRLVDCCSERLLGKKLGIPRGVQRDTMWRIFTGSLLVEEKSSALLHDLREIEAWIYRLLRSPVPISGQKRVDIEVLPQELQPALTFALPDPSRFTLVDFPLHLPLELLGVDACLQVLTCILLEHKMVLQSRDYNALSMSVMAFVAMIYPLEYMFPVIPLLPTCMASAEQLLLAPTPYIIGVPASFFLYKLDFKMPDDVWLVDLDSSRVIAPTNAEVLPILPEPESLELKKHLKQALASMSLNTQPILNLEKFHEGQDIPLLLGRPSNDLQSTPSTEFNPLIYGNDVDSVDVATRVAMVRFFNSPNVLQGFQMHTRTLRLFPRPVVAFQAGSFLASRPRQTAFAEKLARTQAVEYFGEWILNPTNYAFQRIHNNMFDPALIGDKPKWYAHQLQPIHYRVYDSNSQMADALSMPPERASDSDPTDDSGSDSMDYDDSSSSYSSLGDFVSEMMKCDINGDTPNMDPLTHAALGDASEVEIDELQNQKEAEEPGPDGENTQENPPLRSSSSTTASSSPSTVIHGANSEPADSAEMDDKTAVGVSKPLPTVPPSIGKSNVDKHQTEIGEGAQKLLRPNSLKLASDSDAESDSRASSPTSTVSNNSTEGFGGIMSFASSLYRNHSTSFSLSNLTLPTKGAREKTTPFPSLKGNRRALVDQKSSVIKHSPTVKREPPSPQGRSSNSSENQQFLKEVVHSVLDGQGVGWLNMKKVRRLLESEQLRVFVLSKLNRTVQSEEDSRQDIIPDVEISRKVYKGMLDLLKCTVLSLEQSYAHAGLGGMASIFGLLEIAQTHYYSKEPDKRKRSPTESVSTPVGKDPGLTARGDPKTMAQLRVPQLGPWAPSTAGKGPKELDTRSLKEENFVASIGPEVIKPVFDLGETEEKKSQISADSGVSLTSGSQRTDADSVTGVSPAVMIRSSSQDSEVSNSSGETLGADSDLSSNAGDGPGGEGGAHLASSRGTLSDSEIETNAATSAIFGKAHGLKPGVKEKLVGSPVRSSEDVSQRVYLYEGLLGKERSTLWDQMQFWEDAFLDAVMLEREGMGMDQGPQEMIDRYLSLGEHDRKRLEDDEDRLLATLLHNLISYMLLMKVNKNDIRKKVRRLMGKSHIGLVYSQQINEVLDHLANLNGRDLSIRSSGSRHMKKQTFVVHAGTDTNGDIFFMEVCDDCVVLRSNIGTVYERWWYEKLINMTYCPKTKVLCLWRRNGSETQLNKFYTKKCRELYYCVKDSMERAAARQQSIKPGPELGGEFPVQDMKTGEGGLLQVTLEGINLKFMHNQVFIELNHIKKCNTVRGVFVLEEFVPEIKEVVSHKYKTPMAHEICYSVLCLFSYVAAVRSSEEDLRTPPRPVSS